The Manihot esculenta cultivar AM560-2 chromosome 11, M.esculenta_v8, whole genome shotgun sequence genome includes a region encoding these proteins:
- the LOC110627064 gene encoding fasciclin-like arabinogalactan protein 12 has translation MKLQQSALSFSLLVLFLCCTKTFSLSPAAAPVQAPTVAPVQPPPPPAVQVPVLPGPINVVNILERAGHYSLFVRLLKATQSDTELTVELNHTHNGITIFAPTDGAFSGLKVGTLNSLSDGDKVKLVKFHISPIYISPSQFQTVSNPLKTQAGKGGRMSLNVTTTGSIVNITTGVINTTISSTVYNDNQLAIYQIDQVLLPMEVFSPNLPPPAPAPAPLLAVAPPPEKPKKAPIVESPAVPIDDVSGVVSCDVHKIEVILAMGIAAAMLCL, from the coding sequence CGTCCTCTTCCTATGCTGCACCAAGACCTTTTCCCTGTCCCCAGCGGCAGCTCCAGTACAAGCACCAACTGTGGCGCCAGTGCAGCCACCCCCTCCACCAGCAGTACAGGTACCAGTTCTGCCTGGCCCCATCAACGTGGTTAATATCTTGGAAAGGGCAGGCCACTACTCACTCTTTGTCCGACTACTGAAAGCCACCCAGTCGGACACAGAGTTGACGGTGGAGCTTAACCACACCCATAATGGCATAACCATCTTTGCACCTACTGACGGTGCATTTTCAGGGCTCAAAGTAGGTACTCTCAACTCGTTAAGCGATGGAGATAAAGTCAAGTTGGTGAAGTTTCATATATCTCCTATATACATATCACCTTCACAGTTCCAGACGGTGAGTAATCCTTTAAAGACTCAGGCAGGAAAGGGCGGCCGGATGTCGCTAAATGTGACCACCACCGGTAGTATTGTGAATATAACTACTGGGGTTATCAATACAACCATTTCAAGCACTGTATACAACGACAACCAGCTTGCTATTTATCAGATTGATCAGGTGTTGCTTCCTATGGAGGTTTTCTCTCCTAACTTACCTCCTCCTGCTCCCGCTCCAGCTCCATTGTTGGCGGTGGCACCGCCGCCGGAGAAGCCTAAGAAGGCTCCGATTGTAGAGAGTCCTGCAGTTCCTATTGATGATGTTTCTGGGGTAGTGAGTTGTGATGTGCACAAAATTGAGGTGATCCTTGCTATGGGGATAGCTGCTGCAATGCTTTGCTTATAA